The Cryobacterium roopkundense sequence GAGGCCTTCGTGGCAGCGAACGGCGACCGCCCGATCTCCCTCCAGCGGTTCTCCGACACGATCGACGACGAACAGTTTTTCTCCAAGAACCCGCCCCAGGGAACCCCCGACTTTGTGCGGGCGGTGGATGTTGTCTACCCGAGCGGGCGGAGGCATCCGCAGCTCGTGATCGACGAGCCAGCGGCCGCCGTGTGGGCCGTGCAGATGAACACCGTCGTATTTCACCCGTGGCCCTCGCGTGCCGAGAACACCGACAACCCCGACGAGCTGCGCATCGACCTGGACCCGCAGCCCGGCACTGACTTCGACGACGCGATCCCGGTGGCCATCGAACTTCGCGAGCTGCTTGCCGAGGCTGGCCTCACGGCGTTCGTCAAGACGTCCGGCAACCGAGGTCTGCACGTGTTCGCGCCGATCGAGGCCACCCGGGAGTTTCTCGACGTGCGCCACGGCGTGATCGCAGCGGCCCGAGAACTCGAACGACGGATGCCGAAACAGGTCACCACGGCCTGGTGGAAGGAGGAGCGCGGCGAGAAGATCTTCGTGGATTTCAACCAGGCCAATCGGGACCGCACCATGGCCGGCGCGTACAGTCCGCGGGCGCTCGCCCACGCACCCGTGTCGTGCCCGCTCGAGTGGGAGGAACTCGGCGACGCCGACCCGCGCCGATACACGATCGAAAGCGTGCCGGACCGGCTGGCCACGGTCGGCGATCCGTGGGCGAGCCTGCACGCACAGTACGGCACCCTGGATGTGCTGCTCGCTTGGTGGGACCGTGACGGGCAGGCCGGGCTCGGGGAACTGCCCTTCCCGCCGGACTTCCCGAAGATGCCGGGGGAGCCGCCCCGCGTGCAGCCGAGCCGCGCGCGCAAACCGGACTGACCGCATCCGCTCGCCAGGACCGGTGAAGCCGAGACGCGCCGGTCACCGCTGAGCGGCGTGTCGCGAAAGACACCGGGTTGCGCAGGGCGGGCTCGCCGGACTTAGTCTTAGGCAGTGACCCCCGACTCGCCCACCGACGCAGCCCGCGCAGCGAAGGGCAGCGCCGCCCTTCAGGCACTGGCCCGGCTCGGCTTCGCCGTGAACGGTTTGCTGCACATTCTTATCGCCGCAATCGCGGTTACCGTCGCGATCGGTTCCGGCGAGGATACCGCAGACCAATCCGGAGCCCTCGGACAACTCGCGGCCAACCCCGGTGGCGTATTCATTCTCTGGACCGTTGTCGTGGGCTTGTTCGCCCTGGGTGTCTGGCTGCTGCTCAGTGCCTTCCTCATGCAGGGCTCCGACCCCAAGCGCCGGTGGTCGCGCCGAGCCGCGAACCTCAGCAAGGCGGCGGTCTACTTCGTTCTCGGCGGGACCGCGGCTACCTTCGCGCTTGGGGGAGCCACGAGTTCCGGCGGTAGCGCCCAAGACGCGACCGCGGCCCTGCTCGGGGCCCCTGGCGGCGTGGTCCTGCTCGTTTTCGCGGGCCTGGTCGTGCTGGCCGTGGCCGGATATTTCGTGTTCAAAGGCGTCGCCAAGAAATTCACCACCGATATCGCGGTTCCGAGCGGCCCCACCGGGAAAGCCATCATCGGCCTCGGCGTTGTCGGGTACATCGCAAAAGGCATCGCGCTGGGCGTCGTCGCCGTGCTCATCCTGTACGCGGCGTTCACGCACGACCCGAGCAAGTCCTCCGGCCTCGACGGAGCGCTCAAGGGCTTGGCCGCGCTACCCTCCGGAGGTCTCATCCTCGGGGCCGTCGGGATCGGACTGATCATGTACGGCGTGTACTGCTTCGCACGGGCCTGGCGCGCCCGGTTCTAGGGCGCTGGCACAGCCGCGATGTGAGTCACCAGCGAGACCACGCGCTCGCGCAGGGCCGTGCTGCGCACGCTGAACCCCTTCTGCAGCCGCACGTATTCGGCCTTGCCGGCGGGCGTCTCCACGGCTACCGGCGCGTAGCCCCAGTCGGACAGATCATAGGGTGATGCCTGCATGTCGAGCCGGCGAATGTCGCGAGCCAGCTCGAACGAGTCAAGCAGTACCTCTCCGGGCATCAGCGGCCCGAGCTTGATCACCCACTTATATACATCCATGCCGGCGTGCAGGCAGCCGGGCTGCTCAAATGTCGGCTGGTTCTCGCGGGTGGGCTGCAGCTCGTTGAGCGGCAGCGCTTCGGGAGTGAAGAACCGAAACGCGTCGAAGTGACTGCACGTAATGCGGTTGGCCTCCACGACCTCGTCGGTGTCGCCCTGCCCGAGCCGCAGCGGCGCTACATGTCGATGCTCGCCCTGCCGGTACACCATCGCCCACTCGTGCAAACCGAAGCACCCGAAGTTGGCCGGACGCAGCGCGGTCTTCGACAGCAGCGACGCAATGAAGCGGACGCTCCGTCCCTTCGCCGCCACAAACCCCGCCTCGTCCACGGCCACGTCCGCCCCCTCTGACGTGTACCACTTCCAGGTGGCCCGATCGAGCCCCGCCGCGCCCTGCAGGACGACTCGCGCACCAGGGTGCCACCGGCGCAGCAACCCCGGACGGAACGGATAATACGTGAACAGAAAATCGTCAACCGGATGCGACCGGCCGCTGGCCGCGCGCAGCCGACGTTCCAGAGTGAGTGCGTCCGCCCGGTCTTGGTGGGTCTGCTCGAGGGCGGTCCACTCGGCGGACTCGAACACGCGCTGTTCAGTGAATTCCACGCGTCAAGAATACCTTCCGGTTCACCGCAACACCGGAACCGGGGCAGGATGGAGTCATGGCGAATACCGAACAACAGCCCTGGATCAAGAACTACCAACCCGGGGTTCCTGCCGAAATTGAGCTTCCGTCCGAATCGCTGGTGCAGATGTTCGAACGTAGCGTCACGGAGGCCGGCGACCACCCTGCGCTTGAGTTCTTCGGGCGTCGCACCACCTACGCCGAACTCGGCGAGCAGGTCGACCGGGCCGCGGAAGGCCTGCGGCACCTCGGCGTGCAGGCCGGCGACCGGGTGGCGCTGATCCTGCCCAACTGTCCCCAACACGTGGTGGCGTTCTACGCGGTGTTGCGCCTCGGCGCCGTGGTCGTGGAACACAACCCGCTGTACACCACGCGGGAGCTGCGCCACCAGTTCGAAGACCACCAGGCGCGGGTCATCATCGCCTGGGACAAGACCGCCGAAGCCATCCGCGAGTTCCCCGCGGATATCGAGATCGACCACGTCATCTCGGTCAACCTGCTCGAGGCCTTCCCCGCCGTGAAGAGGCTTGCACTGAATCTTCCGGTGAAGAACCTGCGCGCATCCAAGGCCGCACTCACCGGCAAGGCACCCGGCACCATCCCCTGGAAGCAACTGCTCACCCACGCCCCGATCGATCCCGAACACCCGCGGCCGGGCGTCGACGACCTCGCGGCGATCCAGTACACCTCGGGGACGACCGGCCGTCCCAAGGGCGCGATGCTCACCCACTTCAACCTGTATTCCAACGCCCTGCAGGGCGAGGCCTGGATGCACGGCGCCCAGTATCGCAAGGAGGTGTTCTACGCGATCCTGCCCATGTTCCACGCCTTCGGCATGACTCTCTACCTGACCTTCGGCATCCGCAAGCAGGGTCTGCTCGTGCTCTTCCCTAAATTCGAGCCGGGACTGATTCTCGATGCCATGAAAAAGTCCCCGGCCACGGTGTACTGCGCGGTGCCGCCGATCTACGAGCGCACCGCCCTCGCGGCGAAGGAGAAGGGCGTGTCACTGAGGTCATGCACGTACTGCATCTCCGGGGCGATGAACCTGCCCGACCACGTCGTGGAGTTGTGGGAATCCGTCTCGGGCGGCCGACTCGTGGAGGGCTACGGCATGACCGAGTCCTCTCCCGTGGCGCTCGGCAAC is a genomic window containing:
- the ligD gene encoding non-homologous end-joining DNA ligase, producing the protein MPHEAAILSVDGPHGLREMRLSSPSRVLWPAVGLTKLDFARYIVAVGEAFVAANGDRPISLQRFSDTIDDEQFFSKNPPQGTPDFVRAVDVVYPSGRRHPQLVIDEPAAAVWAVQMNTVVFHPWPSRAENTDNPDELRIDLDPQPGTDFDDAIPVAIELRELLAEAGLTAFVKTSGNRGLHVFAPIEATREFLDVRHGVIAAARELERRMPKQVTTAWWKEERGEKIFVDFNQANRDRTMAGAYSPRALAHAPVSCPLEWEELGDADPRRYTIESVPDRLATVGDPWASLHAQYGTLDVLLAWWDRDGQAGLGELPFPPDFPKMPGEPPRVQPSRARKPD
- a CDS encoding DUF1206 domain-containing protein, translating into MTPDSPTDAARAAKGSAALQALARLGFAVNGLLHILIAAIAVTVAIGSGEDTADQSGALGQLAANPGGVFILWTVVVGLFALGVWLLLSAFLMQGSDPKRRWSRRAANLSKAAVYFVLGGTAATFALGGATSSGGSAQDATAALLGAPGGVVLLVFAGLVVLAVAGYFVFKGVAKKFTTDIAVPSGPTGKAIIGLGVVGYIAKGIALGVVAVLILYAAFTHDPSKSSGLDGALKGLAALPSGGLILGAVGIGLIMYGVYCFARAWRARF
- a CDS encoding long-chain-fatty-acid--CoA ligase is translated as MANTEQQPWIKNYQPGVPAEIELPSESLVQMFERSVTEAGDHPALEFFGRRTTYAELGEQVDRAAEGLRHLGVQAGDRVALILPNCPQHVVAFYAVLRLGAVVVEHNPLYTTRELRHQFEDHQARVIIAWDKTAEAIREFPADIEIDHVISVNLLEAFPAVKRLALNLPVKNLRASKAALTGKAPGTIPWKQLLTHAPIDPEHPRPGVDDLAAIQYTSGTTGRPKGAMLTHFNLYSNALQGEAWMHGAQYRKEVFYAILPMFHAFGMTLYLTFGIRKQGLLVLFPKFEPGLILDAMKKSPATVYCAVPPIYERTALAAKEKGVSLRSCTYCISGAMNLPDHVVELWESVSGGRLVEGYGMTESSPVALGNPFHDTRRTGTIGVPFPSTLMKVVDLDDPTLEVAEGEPGELLLKGPQVFQGYWNNPEETAKTLLPGGWLRTGDVVTVDVDGFTTIVDRAKELIITGGFNVSPTEVETALRLHPSVVDAAVFGKPLERGGEMIVAAIELKPGAALNEQELREHCREHLAAYKIPRRIVQIENTPRSLLGKILRKQVREQVLPTL